The stretch of DNA GCCGCCAACTAGCTCGTTTTTACCTAGTTACCCAATCGTTCGGTGGCTGCGCTCTGCTCCGCCCGCACCCGCCATTGGTCAATCGATTCGCGATTGAAGCGCCAATCGCTGCCAATTTTGAATGCAGGAATCGAGCGGTTTTTCGCCATCCGATAAACCGTCGAGGTATGCACGCGGAGATAGCTAGCAACTTCGTCCAAGGTCATTATTGTTGCGGTTAACGTTGGTTCCATCTGTTAAGCCCTCTCTAATATGTTACGACGAATCGCACGTTCGGTTTCGTCGAATCGTCACTTTTGCCGAATAATATAGCATCAAACGTGCCTATAACGCTTCAGCTTCATATTGAGTGACTTAGGGCTGGTTTGACTAGATATAATCCAAATGCAGGTAGCGGTATCGTCGTCGGTGCTAATGGCCATTTTGCGATAATGTGACAATCGCAAGCGGCTTTATGTCTCTAGCCCTTGGCTGAAGCCAGATAAGCTGATGAGCCGGTTTTCACATTGCGGCGTCGTCTCTATGACCGATTGCCCGATCAAAAACCGGTTACGGCAAAGACGAAAGCGTGTTCAGCACGACCTCGATTCCGGTAACCATCAGATCGAGCGGCATGCTTGGCGCCGCGCGCCGCGTCACTTGAGCCGTCTCGTACGGAAGGTGGATGAAGCCCGCAGGAGCGTTACGTTCTCGCAGCGAATGCATCGCGACGTACATGACGGCGTTGCATATATAAACCCCGGCGCTGAGCGAGAGGGCAGCCGGGACCTGATGCTCGCGCAGCGCTTCAAGCAACTGCTTGAGCGGGAGGCGGGAAAAATAGGCATCCGGACCTTCGCGCACGATCGGTTGACCGTCGATTCCACCGTCGGTCTCGCGCGTGGGATGCTCGTCGATCAGATTCAGCGCGACCTTTTCGAGTGATAGAGCTGGACGGCCTCCCGCCTGCCCCAGACCCAGAAAAGCAACCGGCTGCAACTCCTCAAGCGCCTCGGTTACTGCCGCGGCCGCATGCGAGCAATTCACTGGCAGGCGGACCGCATGAACGGTCGCGTCGCCGAAGCGCCGGCCCTTGAGCCGCTCAGCGACCTCCCACGAAGGGTTCATCCGTTCGCCGCCGAACGGCTCGAAGCCGGTAAGAAGAATCGCGCGATCCATCTCTATCTCGGCATCCCGCGCGCAAGGCGCCGGCGCGGGCGGTCAATCGGCAGATCGTCGCGATTGCCCCACTCCGCCCAGGAGCCCAGATAGTTGCGAACGCGCGGATAGCCCGCGACGCGCAAGGCAATGTAAGCGTTGGCCGAGCGATAACCGCCCTGGCAATAGGGGATGATTTCGCGCTCGGGCACGAGACCCAGCTTGGCGAATTCGTCGCGGAGCTGCGCGGCCGGCTTGAACGCGCCGCGCGCGTCGAGGTTATCGCTCCAGTCGCGATGGATCGCAGTCGGTATCGCGCCGCCGTGGCGTGCGCGGACGCGCTCGCCAAAATACTCCTCGTCGGTACGGACGTCGAAGATCTGTGAGTCGGCCGTACCTAGCCGCTCGACGATGTACTCGTACGATGCGATCGCGGTGCCGCGCGGGTCTTCAGCGAAATTCGACGAAGTTACGGCGGGCGCGGCTGTCACCAGCTCTTGCGCCGCGAGCCCGAGTCCACCGTCGAGGATCCGCACCTGCGGATGGCCCATATATTCGAGCGCCCAGGCGGCGCGCGTCGCCCGCATCCCGGAATTTTCCTCATATGCGACGACGGTCTCTCGCCCACTGATTCCGAGCGTTGAAAAAATCCAGGCGAGCTGGCCGCGAAAGTTGCGCAATCCGGCCTCGCTGGTATCGCTGTGATGGAAGGGAAACGGGTCGAAATGGCGCGCGTCCTCAAGATGCCCAGCCCAGTAATCGGCGCCCGGCCGCGTATCGACTAGTAGGACGTTACGGTCCCCACGACGCCCTCGCAACCACTCCGCATCCACGAGATATTCGCTGCTGTTTCGTCCCGGCTCCATCGACTTCCCCAAAAAGGCGCTGACGAGCCAAACTATGGCCGCTTTTTCGGGGCTCCTCAAGATCGCTTCAATTGGCAGCTTCCAGGCGCTATGGAATCGAAGTCCCTTTAGTGTGATTAACTGTCCACCCAATGAAACGATCATTCAGGAAAGTGCGAATCCGCGTGATTGCGGCCTTGAGCGCAGCCACGTTCGCGATTTTGGTCTTGGCCGCCCTGACTGTATCGCACGCGCAGTTAGGCATGGCGCCATGGCCGATGTTCCAGCACGACGGGGCACACACTGGCCTCAGTCGATATGATACCAGCGCCAACACAGGTACACTTAAGTGGCGGTTTTCCGGGGTCGCCGGACCAATATCGTCGCCCGTAATTGGGGCGGACGGGACCATATACATCGCCGCGGGTGGACTATATGCGGTCAATCCCGATGGTAGCCAGAAGTGGATGTTCGGCACCGCGAGCGCCGTGGAGCCGGCTCCGGCTGTAGGACCTGACGGGACTATCTATGTCTTAGACAACTTTTACCTTTACGCCGTTAATCCGGATGGCACCCAGAAGTGGACCCTTGGCATCTCATCAAGCGGACCTCCAGCGGATTCCTCACTGACGGTCGGAGCTGACGGGACCATATATGTTAACTGGAATGCTGGGTTCATTTACGCGGTCAATCCTGAGGGTGCGTTTGAGTGGCAATTTTCCTCTTTTGGCGGCGGGTCCTCTCCGGCGGTCGGGCCGGAT from Candidatus Binataceae bacterium encodes:
- a CDS encoding helix-turn-helix domain-containing protein, whose translation is MDEVASYLRVHTSTVYRMAKNRSIPAFKIGSDWRFNRESIDQWRVRAEQSAATERLGN
- a CDS encoding pyroglutamyl-peptidase I, with amino-acid sequence MDRAILLTGFEPFGGERMNPSWEVAERLKGRRFGDATVHAVRLPVNCSHAAAAVTEALEELQPVAFLGLGQAGGRPALSLEKVALNLIDEHPTRETDGGIDGQPIVREGPDAYFSRLPLKQLLEALREHQVPAALSLSAGVYICNAVMYVAMHSLRERNAPAGFIHLPYETAQVTRRAAPSMPLDLMVTGIEVVLNTLSSLP
- a CDS encoding sulfurtransferase, with the translated sequence MEPGRNSSEYLVDAEWLRGRRGDRNVLLVDTRPGADYWAGHLEDARHFDPFPFHHSDTSEAGLRNFRGQLAWIFSTLGISGRETVVAYEENSGMRATRAAWALEYMGHPQVRILDGGLGLAAQELVTAAPAVTSSNFAEDPRGTAIASYEYIVERLGTADSQIFDVRTDEEYFGERVRARHGGAIPTAIHRDWSDNLDARGAFKPAAQLRDEFAKLGLVPEREIIPYCQGGYRSANAYIALRVAGYPRVRNYLGSWAEWGNRDDLPIDRPRRRLARGMPR